In the Candidatus Bathyarchaeota archaeon genome, ATATCGTAAGGGAGTGAAGGAGTTAGCTTTAACTAACTGGTATAAATTCTATAAGAAGAAATTCGTGAGCGCAAGGAAATAAATGAAGTGATATCTGTTTCCGGATTTTTTTCTGGTTATCTCCCGCAACTCCCCATTTTTTCTCAACGCGCCTCGTGAAAAGCTAATAAGATTGGTATTTCACCTCTCTAGAGAGGTTTCAACAGCATGGGAAAATCTGAAGATAGGATGATTGGTTGTTGTGGGTATAACTGCTATCTCTGTGCCGCTTGGTCAGACGACATCAAAGTTAGAAGGAAGTTGGTTGATGCGTGGCGAAAATACCTTGGCCACCAGCATTATACCGCAGAAAATGTTGCCTGCGAAGGATGCAAGAGTGAAGGTAATAAGATCGCGGATAAGCAATGCGAAGCTCGACCTTGCGCACGAGAGAAAGGCTTAGAGAGCTGTGCTCAATGCGATGAATTCCCATGCAAAAAGATGAGCAAGCTCATGGGGACCACTACAGGGCTACTGACATTTCTAGCTCCCAAGTTGAAGGACATTACGGAAGAGGAATTCAACCTGTGCGTTCAACAATGGAACAGCATGCCTAACCTGGTTAAGAAACTTGTCGAAGAAGGAAAACTACCATCATTTATACTTAACAGAATATAGGTGACTATCCCGGCGTACGCACTAACTAAGTAGTGTCTTTACGCTCTATAGGATATTATTTCTGTAATTTCTTCGACAAATCTAATGTGCTCTGCATTGTCAGAGGCTAGAGCTCCCTTCAATATGATCGCTGCCAAGTCAAAGTCTGCGCGCGCGCAATGCTTTGCTGCACTCCTCAAACTCCCAACTAAACGTTGGTCTTCCGGAATTATTTTAGAGATTAGGCAAACCTCCTGCTGATGTGCAAGAATAAATACTATTCAATTAGATCTAAAAGGTCTTCCAAGATGTAGTTGATGAACTCTTCTATCGTGGTTTTACTGAAAAGCGTCACTGTTGAACTCCTTGAGATGCCGACTGTAATATCACGCTTCTGAACTTCAAATACTACATACCAAATCTTCCCGTGTTTTAGGTAATCGTGATATAACTCAGTGTCAGCAAGAGCTGATCCTGCTAGGCAAAGTTTCTCTACACCTGGCATATCAACTTGATTAAACCATATGAGTTTTGTTGCTTGAGGGTTCGACTCGTGAAGGTTTGTAAGATTGTCATGAGGGATTTTTGTCTCAACAATCGCATGGGGTGTGACGAAGAGAACTTTGCTGAGCTTATTCGCAACATAATTAGTCAATAGTTTCTTCACTCCACGAGCTACCGAAGGCGCTAGCACAATCATGAAAACCCTATCATCAAACGGTTTAATCCAGAAAGGAGCTTCTTCAGTAGTCGGCGTCTCAACCAATTCACGTCTGTAGAACCTCTTTCGCACGAAATCCTTGCTAAAAACTCCTGATACGACACCATTCTCTAGTTTCAAATCTAAGACTTCTGATAATAAGTTCATACTTCTCCCCCTCTCTGGTTTGTAATTTTCTTCTTCATGGAAATCCTTAAGCTTTCCAACAATTAATCCAGAATCGATTTCCTCTTCAATTTCGAAAATCTTAGCGGGTAAAACCAATTCGTACACCATAGAAAGATAAGAAGTCTACCTTTTAAAAATTCTAGTCACAACACCGAAATT is a window encoding:
- a CDS encoding DUF3795 domain-containing protein produces the protein MGKSEDRMIGCCGYNCYLCAAWSDDIKVRRKLVDAWRKYLGHQHYTAENVACEGCKSEGNKIADKQCEARPCAREKGLESCAQCDEFPCKKMSKLMGTTTGLLTFLAPKLKDITEEEFNLCVQQWNSMPNLVKKLVEEGKLPSFILNRI